A region from the Nasonia vitripennis strain AsymCx chromosome 4 unlocalized genomic scaffold, Nvit_psr_1.1 chr4_random0006, whole genome shotgun sequence genome encodes:
- the LOC107981302 gene encoding endochitinase At2g43610-like, translated as MSKVCLEGNHCLGLYDDGNGLPNRTYYGRGFIQLTWAANYKVASECLGLGDKLLKDPDLVATDIKINMLVSVWYWKARVQPLIKGKEDSFGLTTKGINPEECVRVNRLAKRRYRIYLKVADALKIENKAKENGCYN; from the exons ATGTCGAAGG TCTGCCTAGAAGGTAACCACTGCCTCGGACTGTACGACGATGGTAACGGTCTTCCAAACAGGACCTACTACGGCCGTGGTTTCATCCAATTGACCTGGGCGGCGAACTATAAAGTCGCCTCCGAATGTCTAGGACTGGGAGATAAGCTCCTGAAGGATCCGGACCTCGTGGCTACTGATATCAAGATCAACATGCTGGTGAGCGTTTGGTACTGGAAGGCCAGAGTACAGCCGCTTATCAAGGGCAAAGAGGACAGCTTCGGACTGACGACCAAGGGTATCAACCCCGAGGAGTGCGTCAGAGTCAATAGACTAGCGAAGCGGAGGTACAGGATCTACCTGAAGGTTGCTGACGCTCTGAAGATTGAGAATAAGGCCAAGGAGAATGGATGTTATAATTGA